Proteins encoded within one genomic window of Candidatus Hepatoplasma crinochetorum Av:
- the aspS gene encoding aspartate--tRNA ligase — MNNNFNLTEKDINKKIKLTGWIDKIRKLGDLIFFDLRNSGKIIQVVVTNKTEDIYKIAKNLTKEDVILVEGVLNKRKNINKNLKTGTIEIIADNLNIISKAKTLPFIIADQTDGLEPLRMRYRYLDIRRNNVYNILKFRSNFNKLIRTYFDKLDFLEIETPTITKLTFGGASEFRVLSKNHPGYQYGLVQSPQIYKQLLMYGGIEKYYQIARCYRDEDLRKDRQLEFTQLDLEKSFTTKEEIKEIIENLLVNLFDKLLKIKVKKPFQTLKYQEAIDNYGIDKPDLRYPEKIYNFNLLKKDLNISLQNDQSLIGIYFPFILSESKIKNYLLKIKAKSDFSFLAFKENKLINTNLKNINHQKILNFIFLQKQNLKNSKQFSLILIKDKDLKAKEIIGKLRIKIAIDNKLFDQNQFNFVWVEDFPLFELLKDLKLGSMHNPFTNFKKDDFDLFWNLKINEKEELLKLNSEAYDIVLNGIEIGGGALRIIDPIIQKRIFEILNLKKKEIENDFAFLLEAQKYGIPTHGGIALGLDRLIAIMLKIDSIKEIIAFPKSSKGTDEMMGGPTKIE, encoded by the coding sequence ATGAATAATAATTTTAATCTTACAGAAAAAGATATAAATAAAAAGATTAAATTGACAGGTTGAATTGATAAAATTCGTAAACTTGGTGATTTAATTTTTTTTGACTTACGAAATTCAGGAAAAATCATTCAAGTTGTTGTTACTAATAAAACAGAAGATATTTATAAAATTGCAAAAAATCTTACAAAAGAAGATGTAATTTTAGTAGAGGGAGTTTTAAATAAACGAAAAAATATTAATAAAAATTTAAAAACAGGAACAATTGAGATAATTGCTGATAATTTAAATATAATCTCAAAAGCAAAAACATTACCTTTTATAATTGCTGATCAAACAGATGGCTTAGAACCATTAAGGATGCGTTATCGATATCTTGATATTAGAAGAAATAATGTTTACAACATATTAAAATTCCGTTCTAATTTTAATAAATTAATTCGCACCTATTTTGATAAACTAGATTTCTTGGAAATTGAAACACCAACAATTACAAAATTAACTTTTGGTGGTGCAAGTGAATTTAGAGTTTTATCAAAAAATCATCCTGGTTATCAATATGGATTAGTTCAATCTCCTCAAATTTATAAACAATTACTTATGTATGGAGGAATAGAAAAGTATTATCAAATTGCAAGATGTTATCGCGATGAAGATTTAAGAAAAGATCGACAATTAGAATTTACACAATTAGATCTTGAAAAATCATTTACAACAAAAGAAGAAATAAAAGAAATAATTGAAAATCTTTTAGTTAATTTGTTTGATAAATTATTAAAAATTAAAGTAAAAAAACCATTTCAAACTTTAAAATATCAAGAAGCAATTGATAATTATGGAATTGATAAACCAGATTTAAGATATCCAGAAAAAATTTATAATTTTAATTTATTAAAAAAAGATTTAAATATTTCTTTGCAAAATGATCAATCTCTAATTGGAATTTATTTTCCTTTTATTTTAAGTGAATCAAAAATCAAAAATTACCTTTTAAAAATTAAAGCAAAAAGTGATTTTAGCTTTCTTGCTTTTAAAGAAAATAAATTAATTAATACTAATTTAAAAAACATAAATCATCAGAAAATTCTTAATTTTATTTTCTTACAAAAGCAAAATTTGAAAAATAGTAAGCAATTTTCATTAATTTTAATTAAAGATAAGGATTTAAAAGCAAAAGAAATTATAGGAAAATTAAGAATTAAGATAGCAATTGATAATAAATTATTTGATCAAAATCAATTTAATTTTGTTTGAGTTGAAGATTTTCCTTTATTCGAATTATTAAAAGATCTAAAATTAGGTTCAATGCATAATCCATTTACAAATTTTAAAAAAGATGATTTTGATCTTTTTTGAAATTTAAAGATAAATGAAAAAGAAGAATTATTAAAATTAAATTCTGAAGCTTATGATATTGTTTTAAATGGTATAGAAATTGGTGGAGGAGCTTTAAGGATAATTGATCCAATAATTCAGAAAAGAATTTTCGAAATTTTAAATCTTAAAAAGAAAGAAATTGAAAATGATTTTGCTTTCTTATTGGAAGCACAAAAATATGGAATTCCTACTCATGGAGGAATAGCCTTAGGGCTTGATAGATTAATTGCAATTATGTTAAAAATTGATAGTATTAAAGAAATAATAGCATTTCCAAAATCTTCTAAAGGAACAGATGAAATGATGGGTGGACCAACTAAAATAGAATAA
- a CDS encoding DNA topoisomerase (ATP-hydrolyzing): MKNKKEFVQNSKIIPQNLDKLIGEKFGDYSKYIIQERALPDLRDGLKPVQRRILYAMNQLKLNYESSYKKSARIVGDVIGKYHPHGDTSVYEALIRMSQEWKSSIPLIDMHGNNGSIDGDSAAAMRYTETRLSKFSSFLLQNIEKKIVPFTTNFDDSELEPVILPAKIPNLLINGAIGIASGYSTNIPPHNFTEVINALIFAFKNDNYSISNLSKIIKGPDFPTGGIIESKLGIKEAYRTGKGKIVIKANIVSDSKNNEIIINEIPFEVNKSDLVRKIDQLINLNKVPGLISIRDDSDRNGLQITLNTRKNVDHHAIINFLLKNTDLRKNYYINMVVIKDKKPQLVTLINIIDDFKEFQFFLYKNLFRYELEKNQKRLSVIQALVKISETIDFVIKIIRESLNKEEAKNNLIQKYKFNDYQAEAVVNLRLYRLTSTDINQLIKEHKMLLTLISHYQKALANKDYLSAIIISDLNKIKDQFKDKRKSIIKDQIEEISINEEELIIEEDYYLCLTRKGYIKIVNSKTKDNLENDLFAFLDGDIPLRKANKVSNLSNLFLFTSNGKFYKVPIYKINQYRYKEIGDHLSKYISLSGKEMIISFIISKEDITKLDLNFIIATKKGMIKQTKIRNLNFDVSKGGQKFIKLEKNDDVCSIQFIEKNNKYSVISFTEKGYYLHYDLNSLNVIGLNAIGVKNINLLPSDFVLNSFIIDQKELNEGKTKFAIFTKMGKGKRIRGKDLKITKRNLRGNLILKQVKAYQDKLVGVCQSDFEKNIYIMYSDKKIQQFQEFNEIILSDFMSGFSKFKDKKIKLIQDDPYINLAKLQKHLISKKQLKLSDLDIDKIIKEL; the protein is encoded by the coding sequence ATGAAAAATAAAAAAGAATTTGTTCAAAATTCAAAAATAATTCCACAAAATTTAGATAAATTAATTGGAGAAAAATTTGGTGATTACTCAAAATATATTATTCAAGAAAGAGCTCTTCCTGATTTAAGAGATGGATTAAAACCTGTGCAAAGAAGAATTCTTTACGCAATGAATCAATTAAAATTAAATTATGAATCTAGTTATAAAAAATCAGCTAGAATTGTTGGGGATGTAATAGGTAAATATCATCCGCATGGTGACACATCTGTTTATGAAGCACTTATTAGAATGTCTCAAGAATGAAAATCTTCAATTCCTTTAATTGATATGCACGGAAATAATGGATCAATTGATGGTGATTCAGCAGCAGCAATGCGATATACTGAAACAAGACTTTCTAAATTTAGTTCATTTCTTTTACAAAATATTGAAAAAAAAATAGTTCCTTTTACAACTAATTTTGATGACTCAGAATTAGAGCCTGTTATTTTACCTGCAAAAATTCCAAATTTATTAATAAATGGAGCAATCGGAATTGCGTCCGGTTATTCAACAAATATTCCTCCTCATAATTTTACAGAAGTAATTAATGCTTTAATTTTTGCTTTTAAAAATGATAATTATTCAATTTCTAATTTATCAAAAATTATAAAAGGTCCTGATTTTCCTACAGGAGGAATAATTGAGTCAAAATTAGGAATTAAAGAAGCTTATCGTACAGGAAAAGGAAAAATTGTAATTAAAGCAAATATTGTTTCTGATTCAAAAAATAATGAAATTATAATTAATGAAATTCCTTTTGAAGTAAATAAATCTGATCTTGTAAGGAAAATTGATCAATTGATCAATTTAAATAAAGTTCCGGGATTAATAAGTATTCGCGATGATAGTGATCGGAATGGATTACAAATTACTTTAAATACAAGAAAAAATGTAGATCATCATGCAATTATTAATTTTCTTTTAAAAAATACGGATTTACGAAAAAATTATTATATTAATATGGTTGTAATTAAAGATAAAAAACCACAACTTGTTACTTTAATTAATATAATTGATGATTTTAAAGAATTTCAATTTTTTTTATATAAGAATTTATTTAGATATGAATTAGAAAAAAATCAAAAAAGATTATCTGTAATTCAAGCTTTAGTTAAAATAAGTGAAACTATTGATTTTGTAATAAAAATTATTAGAGAATCTTTAAATAAAGAAGAAGCAAAAAATAATTTAATTCAAAAATATAAATTTAATGATTATCAAGCAGAGGCTGTAGTTAATTTACGTTTATATAGATTAACTTCAACAGATATTAATCAATTAATTAAAGAACATAAAATGTTATTAACTTTAATTTCACATTACCAAAAAGCTTTGGCGAATAAGGATTATTTATCTGCAATTATAATTTCTGATTTAAACAAAATAAAAGATCAATTTAAAGATAAAAGAAAAAGTATTATAAAAGACCAAATTGAAGAAATCTCAATAAATGAAGAAGAATTAATAATTGAAGAAGATTATTATTTATGTCTTACTCGTAAAGGATATATAAAAATTGTTAATTCAAAAACAAAAGATAATTTAGAAAACGATTTATTTGCTTTTCTCGATGGAGATATCCCATTAAGAAAAGCAAATAAAGTTTCTAATTTAAGTAATTTATTTTTATTTACTTCTAATGGGAAATTTTATAAAGTTCCAATTTATAAGATTAATCAATATAGATATAAAGAAATTGGAGATCATTTATCAAAATATATTTCTCTTAGTGGAAAAGAAATGATTATTTCTTTTATTATTTCAAAAGAAGATATTACAAAATTAGATTTAAATTTTATAATAGCAACAAAAAAAGGAATGATTAAACAAACAAAAATTAGAAATTTGAATTTCGATGTTTCTAAAGGTGGGCAAAAATTTATTAAATTAGAAAAAAATGATGATGTTTGTTCAATTCAATTTATCGAAAAAAATAATAAATATTCTGTAATTTCTTTTACAGAAAAAGGTTATTATTTACATTATGATTTAAATTCTTTAAATGTAATTGGTCTTAATGCAATAGGGGTAAAAAATATTAATTTGTTACCTTCAGATTTTGTTCTAAATTCTTTTATTATTGATCAAAAGGAATTAAACGAAGGAAAAACAAAATTTGCTATTTTTACAAAAATGGGAAAAGGGAAAAGAATAAGAGGTAAAGATCTTAAAATTACTAAGAGAAATTTAAGAGGAAATTTAATTTTGAAACAAGTAAAAGCATATCAAGATAAATTAGTTGGTGTATGTCAATCTGATTTTGAAAAAAATATTTATATAATGTATAGTGATAAGAAAATTCAACAATTTCAAGAATTTAATGAAATTATTTTATCAGATTTTATGAGTGGATTTTCTAAATTTAAAGATAAAAAGATAAAATTAATACAAGATGATCCTTATATTAATTTAGCAAAATTGCAAAAGCATTTAATTTCTAAAAAACAATTAAAATTAAGTGATTTGGATATTGATAAAATAATTAAAGAATTATAA
- a CDS encoding DNA gyrase/topoisomerase IV subunit B produces the protein MEKIKDYNANSIEVIENLDAVRKRPGMYIGDTRSKGLHQLFREIIDNSVDEHLAGFATKIKITLTKNNSLIIRDDGRGIPIDIHPKTKKPTIETIFTVLHAGGKFGGKNSGYFISGGLHGVGASVVNALSEYLIVKTWKDHKEYQIEFKNGGRKVSELKILGNTNQTGTEIEFKADKNIFSTINFSSHEILERIKEISYLNPKLKIEYYDLKNENKYLFHYPDGLKSFLEQLTKNESKITNIINFNLRDETKILVRISFCYTKSIYENIFSYVNNIRTLDGGSHETGFKVALTKAINEYAVEQKLQQNGKSLDGQDVREGIYCAISIYLIESLVQFEGQTKTKLSSQFARNFFEKKVYQEIKDYLYRNKKEAIEIIKFAYATKKARDAAKRARQATRELNVKAKKSFAGKLVPAQSKNPLEKELFIVEGDSAGGSAKMGRNRKIQAILPLKGKIINTEKASLRAIIENEELSTIINAIGAGFSGNFEIKKANYGKIIIMTDADTDGAHIQALLLTFFYNFMQEMINQKRIYIALPPLFKITDKKNKTFTYAWSINELKERTNNQTNYEIQRYKGLGEMNYEQLWETTMNPKTRTLIQVKNTESAQKIIEILMGQDIEARRRWIEDNVEFGLEDSFLNEK, from the coding sequence ATGGAAAAAATAAAAGACTATAATGCTAATTCAATCGAAGTAATTGAAAATTTAGATGCTGTACGTAAACGTCCAGGAATGTATATAGGTGATACAAGATCAAAAGGATTACATCAACTATTTCGGGAAATTATTGATAATTCAGTAGATGAACATCTTGCTGGATTTGCAACTAAAATCAAGATAACTCTTACTAAAAATAATTCTCTTATTATAAGAGATGATGGAAGAGGAATTCCTATAGATATTCATCCTAAGACAAAAAAACCAACAATTGAAACAATTTTTACTGTATTACATGCTGGTGGTAAATTTGGAGGAAAAAATTCTGGATATTTTATTTCAGGAGGACTACATGGAGTTGGTGCTTCAGTAGTAAATGCACTTTCTGAATATTTGATTGTAAAAACTTGAAAAGATCATAAAGAATATCAAATTGAATTTAAAAACGGGGGACGAAAAGTAAGTGAATTAAAAATTTTAGGAAATACTAATCAAACGGGAACAGAAATTGAATTTAAAGCAGATAAAAATATCTTTTCAACAATAAATTTTAGTTCTCATGAAATTTTAGAAAGAATAAAAGAGATTTCATATTTAAATCCAAAATTAAAAATTGAATATTATGATTTAAAAAATGAGAATAAATATTTATTTCATTATCCCGATGGCTTAAAATCTTTTCTTGAGCAATTAACAAAAAATGAATCTAAAATAACAAATATAATTAATTTTAATTTAAGAGATGAAACAAAGATTTTGGTAAGAATTTCTTTTTGCTATACAAAATCAATATATGAAAATATTTTTTCTTATGTAAATAATATTCGCACTTTAGATGGTGGTTCACATGAAACAGGATTCAAAGTAGCTCTTACTAAAGCAATAAATGAATATGCGGTGGAACAGAAATTACAACAAAATGGTAAAAGTTTAGATGGGCAAGATGTAAGAGAAGGAATATATTGTGCAATTTCAATTTATCTTATTGAATCATTAGTTCAATTTGAGGGACAAACTAAAACAAAATTATCTTCACAATTTGCTCGTAATTTTTTTGAAAAAAAAGTTTATCAAGAAATAAAAGATTATCTTTATAGAAATAAAAAAGAAGCTATTGAAATAATTAAATTTGCTTATGCAACAAAAAAAGCACGTGATGCAGCAAAAAGAGCAAGACAAGCAACACGTGAATTGAATGTAAAAGCAAAAAAATCTTTTGCAGGAAAATTGGTTCCAGCACAATCAAAAAATCCACTTGAAAAAGAATTATTCATTGTAGAAGGAGATTCTGCTGGTGGTAGTGCAAAAATGGGAAGAAATCGCAAAATTCAAGCAATTTTACCATTAAAAGGGAAAATTATTAATACAGAAAAAGCTAGTTTACGAGCTATCATTGAAAATGAAGAATTATCTACAATTATAAATGCAATAGGAGCAGGATTTTCTGGTAATTTTGAAATTAAAAAAGCAAATTATGGAAAGATTATTATAATGACTGATGCTGATACTGATGGTGCACATATTCAAGCTCTCTTACTTACCTTTTTTTATAATTTTATGCAGGAAATGATTAATCAAAAAAGAATATATATTGCTCTTCCTCCTTTATTTAAAATAACTGATAAAAAAAATAAGACATTTACTTATGCTTGATCAATAAATGAATTAAAAGAGAGAACAAATAATCAAACAAATTATGAAATTCAAAGATATAAAGGATTAGGAGAAATGAACTATGAACAATTGTGAGAAACAACAATGAATCCTAAAACAAGAACTTTGATTCAAGTAAAGAATACAGAAAGTGCACAGAAAATAATTGAAATTTTGATGGGACAAGATATCGAAGCTAGAAGAAGATGAATTGAAGATAATGTTGAATTTGGTTTGGAGGATTCATTTTTAAATGAAAAATAA
- a CDS encoding DJ-1/PfpI family protein: MSKNNNVLIIVANGYEDLEFTASFDILKRWGFNVEVAYLLEDNKNYVTSASGLNVLVKETLQSIIAKLNDFNYLMIPGGDANVSRLDKSEYTSKILEHFVKKNKKVAAICAAPILLANRGYLKEKYAICYPAKKYQSILIANGARIKNLNCKADQECSIVIDGNIMTGLDFRTAIKFADQLVKFFN, translated from the coding sequence ATGAGTAAAAATAATAATGTTTTAATAATTGTAGCCAATGGTTATGAAGATTTAGAATTTACAGCATCTTTTGATATTCTCAAAAGATGAGGATTTAATGTTGAGGTTGCTTATTTATTAGAAGACAATAAAAATTATGTTACTTCTGCATCTGGTCTTAATGTATTAGTAAAAGAAACATTACAATCAATAATTGCAAAGCTAAATGATTTTAATTATTTAATGATTCCGGGAGGAGATGCAAATGTTTCAAGACTTGATAAATCTGAATATACTTCAAAAATTCTTGAACATTTTGTTAAAAAAAACAAAAAGGTTGCAGCAATTTGTGCAGCACCTATTTTACTTGCAAATCGTGGATATTTAAAAGAAAAATATGCTATTTGTTATCCAGCTAAAAAATATCAAAGTATTTTAATTGCAAATGGCGCAAGAATAAAAAATTTAAATTGTAAAGCAGATCAAGAATGTTCAATTGTAATTGATGGTAATATTATGACTGGACTTGATTTTCGTACAGCAATTAAATTTGCTGATCAATTAGTAAAATTTTTTAATTAA
- the hisS gene encoding histidine--tRNA ligase has translation MNKIVYQKIKGTRDYYFEEALKLEFVNNKLREIAKNYYFKPIKLPTLEYQSLFQKTVGNDTDIVNKEMYQISDRKNRKIVLKPEGTASTMRLILENKLLENKQNDLRFFYFENMFRYERPQKGRQREFLQFGVEFINSSSIYSDYEILDLAITILEKFKIKNYHLEINSIGSLQTRKNYIKDLKNYLQTKKAELSNDSKIRFENNVLRILDTKDQNDLLLLKDAPKIIDYLKKEEKDDLNLIIKFLEEKKINYKINPFLVRGLDYYNNLVFEFVGDKNNILGAQATIIGGGRYDSLLNNLDHTKDAKAIGFALGIERLMLIANDYIEKNYSKELYYVILPISEEYYEKGYKLGQYLRNKNKNVYINYNKQKFNKKLLWSIKNNFDFAIIVGNEIKNNKIILKDIKSKKEKEISIDKI, from the coding sequence ATGAATAAAATAGTTTACCAAAAAATTAAAGGAACAAGAGATTATTATTTTGAAGAAGCTTTAAAATTAGAATTTGTAAATAATAAATTAAGAGAAATTGCAAAAAATTATTATTTTAAACCAATTAAACTTCCAACTTTAGAGTATCAGAGTTTATTTCAAAAAACTGTTGGAAATGATACAGATATTGTAAATAAGGAAATGTATCAAATTTCGGATCGAAAAAATCGTAAGATTGTTCTTAAACCAGAAGGAACAGCATCAACTATGCGTTTAATTTTAGAAAATAAATTATTAGAAAATAAACAAAATGATTTAAGATTTTTTTATTTTGAAAATATGTTCCGATATGAGAGACCCCAAAAAGGAAGACAAAGAGAGTTTTTACAATTTGGTGTTGAATTTATAAATTCTTCTTCAATTTATTCAGACTATGAAATTTTAGATTTAGCAATTACTATTTTAGAAAAATTTAAAATCAAAAATTACCATTTAGAAATAAATTCAATAGGCTCATTACAAACAAGAAAAAATTATATTAAAGATTTAAAAAATTATTTGCAAACAAAAAAAGCTGAGTTATCAAATGATTCAAAAATTAGATTTGAAAATAATGTTTTAAGAATTTTAGATACAAAAGATCAAAATGATCTTTTATTATTAAAAGATGCTCCTAAAATTATAGATTATTTAAAAAAAGAAGAAAAAGATGATTTAAATTTAATTATTAAATTTTTAGAAGAAAAAAAAATAAATTATAAAATAAATCCCTTTTTAGTAAGAGGACTTGATTATTATAATAATTTAGTATTTGAGTTTGTTGGTGATAAGAATAATATATTGGGAGCACAAGCAACAATTATTGGTGGAGGAAGATATGATTCTCTTCTGAATAATTTAGATCATACAAAAGATGCAAAAGCAATTGGATTTGCATTAGGAATTGAAAGATTAATGTTAATTGCAAATGATTATATTGAAAAAAATTATTCAAAAGAATTATATTATGTAATATTACCTATTTCAGAAGAATATTATGAAAAAGGTTATAAATTAGGACAATATTTAAGAAATAAAAATAAAAATGTTTATATAAATTACAATAAACAAAAATTTAATAAAAAATTACTTTGATCAATTAAAAATAATTTTGATTTTGCGATAATTGTTGGAAATGAAATAAAAAATAATAAAATTATATTGAAAGATATAAAATCAAAAAAAGAAAAGGAAATATCAATCGACAAAATATAA
- the thiI gene encoding tRNA uracil 4-sulfurtransferase ThiI has translation MKTILIKYSELTLKGKNRNQFINWLIDNIKNKFKKANFSNINFTKKYDHLLIDFIDSDQEEILKILKNIIGIHSFSVIYSNSITKENIINDLKHIIKKTNKSFKFRVTIRNSKFAKEIFSSNQEAVIFVAKEIFNLNKNISVNLKEYDYNFEIIFTQEKKYYMSFKKDYGIIGLPAGINGEGLLMLSGGIDSPVAGYLTICRGINLSFITFLTSKTSTKEVLDKIKLLSEKINKFNGKDHYLYLVNFEDMQSAIAKLKAVEYRTILLRRGFFKFADFLANKEEKKLIVTGDSLGQVSSQTLESLSVIDRATDIFTARPLICLSKEEIIKKAKEIETYQISIQKGDDMCSLFTPKNPKTKPTLEKVIYFENQIKDYQKIIEDIYLRYVRKIRLQ, from the coding sequence GTGAAAACAATTTTAATTAAATATTCAGAACTAACATTAAAAGGTAAAAACCGTAATCAATTTATTAATTGATTAATTGATAACATTAAAAATAAATTTAAAAAAGCAAATTTTTCAAATATTAATTTTACAAAAAAATATGATCATTTATTAATTGATTTTATTGATAGTGATCAAGAAGAAATTTTAAAAATTTTAAAAAATATTATTGGTATTCATTCTTTTTCTGTTATTTATTCAAATTCAATTACAAAAGAAAATATAATTAATGATCTAAAACATATTATAAAAAAGACAAACAAATCTTTTAAATTTAGAGTTACAATTAGAAATTCAAAATTTGCAAAAGAAATATTTTCATCTAATCAAGAAGCAGTGATTTTTGTTGCAAAAGAAATTTTTAATCTTAATAAAAATATTTCAGTTAATTTAAAAGAATATGATTATAATTTTGAAATTATTTTTACACAAGAAAAAAAATATTATATGAGTTTCAAAAAGGATTATGGAATTATAGGATTACCAGCAGGAATAAATGGAGAAGGATTATTAATGCTTTCGGGAGGGATAGATTCTCCTGTTGCTGGTTATCTTACAATTTGTAGAGGAATAAATCTTAGTTTCATTACTTTTCTTACTTCAAAAACCTCTACTAAAGAAGTACTAGATAAAATAAAATTATTATCAGAAAAAATAAACAAATTTAATGGAAAAGATCATTATCTTTATCTTGTTAATTTTGAGGATATGCAAAGTGCTATTGCAAAATTAAAAGCAGTAGAGTATCGGACAATTTTACTTAGAAGAGGTTTTTTTAAATTTGCAGATTTTCTTGCAAATAAAGAAGAAAAAAAATTAATAGTAACAGGTGATTCATTAGGACAGGTTTCTAGCCAAACTCTAGAATCTTTATCAGTAATTGATAGAGCAACTGATATTTTTACAGCAAGACCTTTAATTTGTCTTTCAAAAGAAGAAATTATTAAAAAAGCAAAAGAGATTGAGACATATCAAATTTCAATTCAAAAGGGTGATGACATGTGTTCTCTTTTTACTCCTAAAAATCCAAAAACAAAACCAACATTAGAAAAAGTAATTTATTTTGAAAATCAAATTAAAGATTATCAAAAAATAATCGAAGATATTTATTTAAGATATGTAAGAAAAATAAGATTACAATAA
- a CDS encoding patatin-like phospholipase family protein, translating to MNENNYEIAKKNIKNAKKFRILSIDGGGVKGFFTLKAIKGLMDEYQIDLYDYFDMIVGTSTGSIIALLILLKLDIEKYYKEYEQIPNRIFSKRLDILSQTRKPFFPQFDSEELKKSLSEELGDLNFDDFEKKVNKFFVFCASNVTNGKPVIFASKNFSSINKQNRKELVRNAIYASCAAPFYFEPIKSSFAEDYFADGGIWSNNPAMVGIILALGDLDIKIEDIEVLSFGQTFVENLEFEIKKMINFDSFKNNQFSSLFSSSLLVNQNFDNFCASILLKERYFRYSPEQKIPNTKVSYIDQNFIDYSKLYWMKNKESLVDFIRLSKNTKYYKGIEKMYN from the coding sequence ATGAATGAAAATAATTATGAAATTGCAAAAAAAAATATCAAAAATGCAAAAAAATTCCGTATTCTTTCAATTGATGGAGGAGGAGTAAAAGGTTTTTTTACATTAAAAGCGATTAAGGGACTTATGGATGAATATCAAATTGATCTTTATGATTATTTTGATATGATTGTAGGTACATCAACAGGATCAATAATTGCTCTTTTAATTTTACTTAAATTAGATATTGAAAAATATTATAAAGAATATGAACAGATTCCTAATCGTATTTTTTCAAAAAGATTAGATATTCTTTCGCAAACACGAAAACCATTTTTTCCACAATTTGATTCAGAAGAATTAAAAAAATCACTATCAGAAGAATTAGGAGATCTTAATTTTGATGATTTTGAAAAAAAAGTAAATAAATTTTTTGTTTTTTGTGCTTCTAATGTAACTAATGGAAAACCTGTAATTTTTGCTTCAAAAAATTTTTCAAGTATAAACAAACAAAATCGTAAAGAATTAGTTCGCAATGCAATATATGCTTCATGCGCAGCTCCTTTTTATTTTGAACCAATCAAATCTTCATTTGCAGAAGATTATTTTGCTGATGGAGGAATATGATCAAATAACCCAGCAATGGTTGGAATAATTCTTGCATTGGGTGATTTGGATATTAAAATTGAAGATATTGAAGTTCTTTCATTTGGACAAACATTTGTAGAAAATTTAGAGTTTGAAATTAAAAAAATGATTAATTTTGATAGTTTCAAAAATAATCAATTTTCATCTCTTTTTTCTTCTTCTTTGCTTGTAAATCAAAATTTTGATAATTTTTGTGCTTCAATTTTACTTAAAGAACGTTATTTTCGCTATTCTCCTGAACAAAAAATCCCAAATACAAAAGTTAGTTATATTGATCAAAATTTTATTGATTATTCAAAGCTTTATTGAATGAAAAATAAAGAAAGTTTAGTTGATTTTATAAGACTTAGTAAAAATACAAAATATTATAAAGGGATTGAAAAAATGTATAATTAA
- a CDS encoding YneF family protein gives MAWEITAIVFICLFPITIFFTFYFTKKLIERQIKKNPPISEQQIRAMFQSMGRKPSEAQIRNTMNALKGKNKQTYKKRK, from the coding sequence ATGGCTTGAGAAATTACTGCAATTGTTTTTATTTGTTTATTTCCAATTACTATATTTTTTACATTTTATTTTACAAAAAAATTAATTGAAAGACAAATTAAAAAAAATCCACCAATATCAGAACAACAGATACGAGCAATGTTTCAATCAATGGGAAGAAAACCCTCTGAAGCACAAATTCGTAATACAATGAATGCTTTAAAAGGGAAAAATAAGCAAACATATAAAAAACGAAAATAA